AAAAgcggcatttaaaaaaaaaaaagaccctgccGGTGGGGCACACCGGCACGTTCCGGGTGTTTGGTCAGAGAGCGCCTCCCGTGAggtgccggcagccccggcccgtcCGTACCTTCTCGTTCTGGAGCCCGTCCCGCGGCCCCACCTCCACCACCTTCACACGCTTCGGAAaggctccggccgccgccgcgccgctgacctggggacagagggagagcgTCAGCcgagccccgcgccccccggtCCCCGATCAtcgtccccccggccccgctcaccggCCGCAGCGACACGGCCCAACGCGGGAgcagccgccgcgccgccgccatgtCCGCCCGCCCTCACGTGACCGCGCCCCCACGTGACCCGAGGAGGGGTGTGGTTTGGTGGTCACATGACAGCCGCGCTCTCCACGTGGCGCTGGGacccccgctccgcgccggggTCGCTGCCGCCGTCCCGTTCCCTCCCCTCCGTCCCTTCCGTCCGCGAAGGCCCCCAGcggccaggcagccccagcccgtACCTGTCCCCGCGGGCCGTCCCGCGGCAGCGAGCCCGTGTCGCACTGGGGCATGTTTCCTTCCCGCCACCGGCACTGCGCGGCCGCTCGGCAGCCGCTTACTTTATACCGCGGCGCTTCGGCCGGCCCGTGCCGCTGAATAAACACGGCGTGTTTGTTTTGGACGGGCCCCCTCTCCGCGCCAGAGGTTACCGGCGTGATGGGGTTGGGAGACAAAAGGGGCATCGCTCTgttgtcccttttcttttttttttttttcccttttcccccagtTCTGTGTTTCTAACGACGTCATCGCCGGAGCCGGGGTGATGCTCCCGTGAGCGGGTCTCTGGCAGCCGGTGCCAGTCCCCTGAAGTCTGCACAGGTTGATCAGCACAGATCATTATTTGTCAATTGAGTAACAGCTCCTACACCACCAGCCCAGCACGCGTCCCAGCCCTGGGGCTTCGCTTGTGCTAAACTCCGAGTGTTCTGGCAATTTTTACCTTGCACCACCCGGTACAGTAACAAAACAACACTGGCGTGCAACCTTGTGGGGCCTTCACAACAGCCGTGCGGCAGAAACACACGCTAGTATGAGGAGTTTCATCATTTAAGTACATATTGGTCAACCGTTTTTAGAGAAGTTCGACGTCAACACAGGAAATCTTATTTCACTGAAACAGCAGGAGTCATAGTTTCAATTCAGAACGGCGGCTTCTGTGTTAAGTTCGTGTAAGAACAAAAACATCTGCTTATAGCTGTCTCCACCAGACTATAAATAAAAGTTCATTAATGGATTTGTATTAGATTAGGATTTTTTACAGCTGATTTCTTCTAGACCTCTTCCAACAATCAGCTTCCTTTATATTTATTCATGATGGAAATATGTGATTGTAATTATTTCAATCAAGACCAAAGTGATACAACACGTTATCAAGTACCTATTTTTACGCAAGTACATTATATGCAGGTATTTGTGATGGCGCTGTGGTTGGTCTTCATTAGAACATGCCCATCACACGCAAGTCTTCATGATTCTACATGTAAGAGTATCACATTGGttatcaaaattaatttccacGAGTAATTAAGCCAGGGACATGGCAGGGGCTACTCCTGTCTGGGTGGCACGGTCCCCGTTTCGTGGGTAGCATGGCTCACCAGCGCTGGCTACACGCAGGTGAACATGGATGCGGCTCCCGTGGCTCCACGTCCTGCAAGCTGCTCTAGCAGACCAGATCCTCTCACCGTTACCGTGTGCATCCCCTCTGTGGCTGCGTGATCTGGCAGCTTCACGCATCAGTACCTGGGTGCCGCGTGGCCTGGCCTGACACCCTGGTGCAGGTCCTCTTACCTGCCCTCTGCCCAGTCTCCCACCAACTCCAAGTCCGTCCAGCCTCATCACCTACAACCACAGCAGTGAAGCAGTAACATCTGCCAAGAAACCCAGCTTTACATcaaaaaatcttctttttccaaGTGTAGATGGATGTTTGGCTCGCGGGCTGTCCCATGCCAGCAGAATAATGCAAAAGACGTCCCAACTTCCCACTGCTGAGCGGAGAGGTCAGTCCCTTGCTGCCAAACAAGGTCTACCAATACACAGGTCGCTTACAGGCAAAAGGGATTAGAAGAGAAATTCTcttaagagaaaaacaatttattcaacaataaatgaaaaatccTCTCAGACTCAATTTAAAAGAAAGGCAGTAGGGGTTGCTGCTTTCATCCCACAGCATCACTTCACACCCTCAAGCTTGACAGTCCAGCCAGACTGAGGAGGTAGAGGAGAGGGAAGCATGTAGGGCAATGTTATGAGCAGTCCTTTGCCTGGGGACTCCTGCCACTTCAGAGTCCCTGCAAAACCCAACATTGTCACCTGCAGAGGAGGACAGGGGAAACGATCAGTTGTAGCTCACCCAGGTACTTCCCATTTGAACACCCCAAAACGCGTTTACATTCCCTATAGCATTTCCCCGACATCCAAAGCAGTCCCGCACATTTCCACCCATCATTCACAGTGCACAAAAGGTAACACACAGGATATTTTGGGGCCAAACtgtagtttgttgtttgttttggggttttctggtgtttgttttttttttttactgagaaggCTTTATTACCTCTGTTTGTTTAGAGCAAAGGGCACTCTAGCATTTGCGTCACTTACAATTACATTTACAATTAGCGGGTCAGTGTACCTGATTTGAATTTGAGATGCAATACCAGTGATCCCTTCTATGTGTgaggctgtcctggtttgaggtaaaacaggaCAGGCTTTTTATTTACTTCACCTTCCTGCGTCAACAGGAACAAAAGACTCCTGGGGAGAAGCGTTTCTGCCTATTCCATGGCAGACTATGAGCCTTCCCAACAAGCCCCATCCAATGTTCTGTGCTGAACAGCGAGCTAAAGCCTGGAGAACAACCTGGGATGCTGCAAGGATCTGGAGGGAGGCCAGAGCACCCCAGAACAAGAAGTACGGGATGACAACTTCCACACTCCCCCCAGTTTCCAAATGAAGTCAGGTTGGACCTTCCCAGCCCACAGGTGCCCGATACAGGCTCACAGAGCGCGTTACTGTTTTTTCAAGTTCCCTACTTGTGTGGCTGGGGATGGAGTGGGCGAGGACAGCTCCAAAACGTTGTCCCGAGGCCAGATCAGAAAGATGGCATAGACAACTGGTCCCTTAGAAGTGTACCTAAGAGAGGAAGAGTTCAGCAAGGTGAAGAGCCCGATAAGAGTGAGAACCAGACATGAGCTTGACCTTTCTACAAGCACAAGAACACTGGCTTGCCTACTGTCACCACACAGGGGTCACCTACTTTCCCCTCATTCCAAAATCTGTCACTTTGAACCCACCATTTAGCCAGTCAGCACTGGCTGATGAAACCCAAACAAAGTCCATGCGTGCTTCCTAACAGCAAATGTCATTTGACGATCTGTCCTTGCCTCAGCCTGTGGTCAACAGAGTGGATACGCTGCCTTATCCTGATCATTGCTCTCCATTTCCAGATTGAACACACTTGGGcacactacaggaaaaaaagcccctcTGTTTTGTAGCAATTTCTCTCTCTTGACTCACTATGCCCCCCTCAGTCAGTGTAACTCTAAGCGTTGGGTAACAGTGATATAACAGCTTAAAAGCAAATATCACTATATTTACAAGCTGTATGTTTGGATGATCTACATTTGTGCAATTCAAACTAGCCAGGACCACTACTTAcacagccctgacagcagcagcatgggcgtttttttaaaggaagagttggtttttttctaaatcaagCAGGATGTATGAAGTCCTGATTTTCATtctcttatttctcttatttctaaGATATTCCTTAGATAACACCCTAGGGCAGGAACTCAACACTCCAATTGTAAGATTACCTAAATGCCATCTGCACCTGATGGCAATGCTTCATAGTGTaccaaatttaagaaaaaaacacaaaagaaatgtcaGCTCTGGAATCCCCAGCCCAAATGGTACCGAGCAATGGAGTCCTTACCAGACCGTATCTGTGCTGTTCTCCATCTGTACTCTCCATGGCTTCGATTCATAAATTGCCTCCCCATTAGTGTCCAGCCACCTCCCAAGGGCCAGAAGTCTTTCTTGGAAGATGGGAACAATCACCCCTTCTTTTGTAGGTCCCACATTGAGAAGGTAGTTGCCTCCAAAACTCACAGTCTGCACTAGCTCCTGTGACAGATAAACCCAGGTAACAAATTGCGTTATCTTCACTTCTGATAACAAAGAAACCTGAGGAGGGCTTCGTCCTCATCAACTGCTCCTTTAACTCCAGCCCAATTGTATGAAACACATGACAACTCTTTCTGCAAGTCAGAGGATTAAGGGAACCTCTAATTCTCAGTAACTCCTCCACACCTCTTATTTTGATTTGAGATTTCTTACCTCAATGATACTTGCTTCATCCATTAACTCAGAAATGTTCATGTCGCTCCGATAGCCCCAGGAAAGCTTGTCGATGGAGGAGCACATCTCCCACTTGTGAGTTGGCAGGGTCCCTGGCTTGTATTTGTCAGCACAATTGTAGTAGCCTCCATGATGGCAAGAGCAGTTATTACACCAACGATCATTAACAACAACAGTGTCCTGAAAGAAGAAACTCAGCTCAGTAGGGAGAATGTCTTGTCTTGGACTTTTCAGCTTGCATTCATCCCTCCTAAGTTAGCAAAGGCATCAAAGTTAGGAAGTAACTCCCTGTGTaaacaaaggaaagagagagaggatcCTCCAGAGAAGGCTGAATCCCTTCCTGGGAGAACCTCTATCTATTCACTCAGGTAGAAGTTGAGGCAACAAGGTTCCTGGCCTCTGAGCCTCCCACGTGTGTGCTGTAAGGCCATGAGAGTCTTCTCGTAGGAGCACACTGTAGGTGtcttattttttgtgaaataataaaGCACATTTATCACCTGTCAAGCAGGTTTCTGATTCGATTGCATTTATATCTCACTGCTGACAGACCTTCCATACCCATAAAATGCTAGCAGCCATGAGGGGTAGCTGAAAGAAAATACCTTGACAGGACTATCGTTATAAAGCCAGGCAAGGAAAGAGGTAGAATTCCAGTATGAGTCCGGAGCTTCCCAGTCTCCATCCGACCAAATCAAATCTGGTTTATATCTAACAGAGAGATGAATGTTATTTCAAAATGGCTTATTTTCTCCTACCACAAAGGAAATGTGTTTCTTGCGTCTGAAGTCTAGCTTCACTTCCTCTTCCTATTCCCTGACATTACCAGCAGGTTTATGCTATTGCTTTCTGCTTCAGACAAAGCTGTAAGTGAGGTTCTTGCAGCAGCAAAGAATGATGTGTTGATCACGTCTCAAGAGAGGATGCAGTTCTTCCAAAAACCAGAAGATTGCACCTCAAAGGCAATTACAAGGCACATACTTGACCTGGTACAACGACCATTCTGAGCAACACGTGTCCAAGCCTCGTATTTTTGTCAACAAGGGGAAGTAAGGCAAGGATGTAAATTCACCGTGAAATTGCTTTTCTACTCTACTACATACTAAACAGCTTGCTCCACTTTCAAAGCCACTCTGCATGTAAAATTTGTCTCTACCTTATTCTACAAGTTAGAC
Above is a window of Chroicocephalus ridibundus chromosome 19, bChrRid1.1, whole genome shotgun sequence DNA encoding:
- the FUCA1 gene encoding tissue alpha-L-fucosidase isoform X1, which produces MAAPRRCLGSHGGGRGAVASVAMAAAALTSGGRMAAVGLLWLAAALGPVLAGPRYRPDWDSLDARPLPAWFDQAKVGVFVHWGVFSVPAWGSEWFWWHWQGEHRSDYQRFVQRRYPPHTTYADFAPRFTAHDFHPREWAQLFQRAGARYVVLTTKHHEGFTNWGSPVSWNWNSLDTGPHRDLVGELGQALRESNIHYGLYHSLLEWFNPLYLADKESGFKTQNFVLKKTMPELYDLVLKYKPDLIWSDGDWEAPDSYWNSTSFLAWLYNDSPVKDTVVVNDRWCNNCSCHHGGYYNCADKYKPGTLPTHKWEMCSSIDKLSWGYRSDMNISELMDEASIIEELVQTVSFGGNYLLNVGPTKEGVIVPIFQERLLALGRWLDTNGEAIYESKPWRVQMENSTDTVWYTSKGPVVYAIFLIWPRDNVLELSSPTPSPATQVTMLGFAGTLKWQESPGKGLLITLPYMLPSPLPPQSGWTVKLEGVK